From Acinonyx jubatus isolate Ajub_Pintada_27869175 chromosome B2, VMU_Ajub_asm_v1.0, whole genome shotgun sequence, a single genomic window includes:
- the LOC106983415 gene encoding zinc finger and SCAN domain-containing protein 31 — MAGVLLPRPPEESEGLFGVNNKKWPAKVQATGPQWSSPNHQEVFRQRFRQFCYKETPGPREALSQLWVFCCEWLRPEIRTKEQMLDLVVLEQFLTILPEELQAWVREHHPESGEQAVAVLEDLEKELDEPGQQVSTQTCAQEVLSETSVPLDPAQEATYLQPQPMEIQLKGESRDPQHQQDCDDVIGIEKGGSIQKQEITIDTESPKKSPGQINGKVPHCEETQEHEGQTKRYRRNSSTERRYKCDECGRRFTQNSSLIRHKRIHTGDRPYSCNVCGKTFIQSSQLIDHQRIHNRLKLYPCDECGKAFYYSSHLVQHQRTHTGEKPFQCGECGKAFHYSSGLVRHQRTHTGEKPYQCHVCGKAFCLSSHLIQHQRVHTGEKPYQCSECGKSFSQSSGLFHHHRIHSGEKPYECDECGKAFSHSSALVGHQRIHSGERPYECDVCGKAFSYSSHLLGHRRIHTGEKPYECDVCGKAFRRSSHLLVHQRIHIVEKPW, encoded by the exons ATGGCTGGAGTACTCCTTCCACGGCCTCCTGAGGAGTCAGAGGGACTCTTCGgagtaaacaacaaaaaatggccTGCCAAGGTTCAGGCGACTGGCCCACAGTGGAGCAGCCCAAACCACCAGGAGGTATTCCGCCAGCGCTTCCGACAGTTCTGCTACAAGGAGACCCCTGGGCCCCGTGAGGCCTTGAGCCAGCTCTGGGTGTTCTGCTGTGAGTGGTTAAGGCCTGAGATACGCACCAAGGAGCAGATGTTGGACTTGGTGGTGCTGGAGCAGTTCCTGACCATCCTGCCCGAGGAGCTCCAGGCCTGGGTGCGGGAGCATCACCCGGAGAGCGGGGAGCAGGCCGTGGCTGTGCTGGAGGATCTGGAGAAGGAACTGGATGAACCAGGCCAGCAG GTTTCAACCCAGACCTGTGCACAGGAAGTGCTTTCTGAGACATCGGTGCCCCTGGATCCAGCTCAGGAAGCAACATATCTACAGCCTCAACCCATGGAGATCCAGCTTAAGGGTGAATCTCGGGACCCTCAACACCAACAGGACTGTG ATGACGTCATCGGAATTGAGAAAGGAGGATCGATTCAAAAGCAGGAGATTACCATAGATACAGAGTCTCCAAAAAAGTCACCCGGCCAAATCAACGGAAAAGTCCCTCATTGTGAAGAAACCCAAGAACATGAAGGACAGACAAAGAGATATCGGAGAAATTCTTCAACCGAGAGAAGATATAAGTGTGACGAGTGTGGGAGAAGATTCACTCAAAACTCAAGCCTCATTAGACATAagagaatccacactggagaCAGACCCTATTCGTGTAACGTGTGCGGCAAAACCTTCATCCAGAGTTCCCAACTTATTGACCATCAGAGAATACATAACCGATTAAAACTGTATCCGTGTGATGAGTGTGGAAAAGCCTTTTATTACAGTTCACACCTTGTTCAGCATCAAAGGACCCACACTGGAGAAAAACCTTTCCAGTGCGGtgagtgtgggaaagcctttcaCTACAGCTCCGGCCTCGTTCGGCACCAGAGGACCCACACGGGAGAGAAGCCCTACCAGTGTCACGTCTGTGGAAAGGCTTTCTGTCTGAGCTCGCACCTGATTCAGCACCAGCGCGTGCACACTGGGGAGAAGCCGTACCAGTGCAGCGAGTGTGGGAAAAGCTTCAGCCAGAGCTCAGGCCTCTTCCATCACCACAGGATCCACAGTGGGGAGAAGCCCTATGAATGTGATGAGTGTGGAAAGGCCTTCAGTCACAGCTCAGCCCTGGTTGGGCACCAGCGAATCCACAGTGGAGAGAGGCCCTATGAGTGTGACGTGTGCGGGAAGGCGTTCAGTTATAGCTCCCATCTTCTGGGACATCGAAGGATCCACACTGGGGAGAAGCCCTATGAGTGTGACGTGTGCGGGAAAGCTTTCCGGCGGAGCTCGCACCTCCTGGTACATCAGCGAATCCACATTGTAGAGAAGCCCTGGTGA